Proteins encoded within one genomic window of Cyprinus carpio isolate SPL01 unplaced genomic scaffold, ASM1834038v1 S000006493, whole genome shotgun sequence:
- the LOC109084836 gene encoding LOW QUALITY PROTEIN: putative ATP-dependent RNA helicase TDRD12 (The sequence of the model RefSeq protein was modified relative to this genomic sequence to represent the inferred CDS: deleted 2 bases in 2 codons), whose product MRHCRLRLVIGKKIMGPSRADSTKHCLADTAVFSMGRSSLKAVIEDPGLCGPRVLKGTGIQPDSPENMRNLRVKMNLFYHEVDLDVQKLKPAELKEGLVCVVFSLALKSWCRAVGRSVFQGMVETQAWCLLVDHGDRIIVRADDVRTPLEKFLQLPFRVRRFKLAGIRPMTLQVPISENTARASTVCICPDLSPSSTWDSSATKYLHNLLQVSTLVEAVLCETQAGCSAIELYLTINNTKICVNHELVAKKFACFINDKSSVMGGNRNGDRAPVSLAWDIYSSPHQLLEMKGRCPVKPPPPDIFSRMERDDDPQTDIVEVSHSEKQKPQVSEEAHMPSQVNPRAPKLARNAGTDTIGRGWRIRAEATDVFTDECCGQTHIHKPQYMFNTLSHSKQIPQSFEEKQQSPDQSDNNSIAATPAASSPSCASDSSEEQKVAALSQEPSLEDQLTSSRLMQFLNPDPLNPDQESLDAKVERCNPGHLGVIVHTALRVEPCRNLTRAPISEQFRKFLLWRKYNGPNVAESYCWPAVARGFDTVLVSHSGDNPLSYIPPLLMLLQTVSVVSSLAARTGPTAVILCPGWEKVQTVLELLEDSKATYNLHPTSVLLGVDQEEPKKFKIPRNCQLLVTTPFTMMRLLDAQCFLFLRLCHLVLDEADVLYSQAPEQMSVILKHFQKVVSGEERSSCPRQIIAVGSRWSAGIEALVREHMIYPSVIITVMEEAALYGRVHQRVQLCLDCDKISVLLGSLDFHPPKPQKKIIIINYSDEEEDVLYGAVVNTAVFTLKAHEDVTDQFNFVIDQWRKDISRGTQVILVTTNDCLKALGIRDATCVVHYGFPSSPKLFGSRLFCMSEHFRNLSDMDHAESSSPAAQSVLLLSELNARHVCGVLRYLRRSGALLPPELLQFALGVQQAKEEQKTDRPLCSSLKSFGFCRDSTVCPDRHMINKSLDHPKHPDSGTVMVLPLCIKSANVYSGRIVSQKDDCYETLTAEMNAHYASERRCAVEVLKGELYAIQEENIYNRVRVMEVPDKGEQLFSSVTACFIDEGRTQEVKSHQLLQLPPQFQDLPGQAVELILCRAQPVDGEVDWNPKVTRAISQKIRGKLHQARVVMSVGNTVWVDPMVRMTRVPGLKTYINEYNVHAEILASGFGVNNPQHLELLKRVFQGDENASTLQHLTDDRFESPSSSSQQRVEVIEDVLTSKMRDLVSSHNAMEFRQTPISPQNNSAVQCNGVLKDTDDDDDSSEGSMNIVSKCDRSLKEYNSKLQTVSEPQNSHNPAPFLFQPTSFHPQIKWFQRGELVTIYIKLISPVMQKCEFHSDAVIYSGYVNDRHYYTKLELSGDIIAEESSWEIRCNEPVMKLKKKEKRDWSLLLKHKSQFVSYEFDYIDETRVSSVNGHLFLAEVGEEGCYVSSESDSD is encoded by the exons ATGCGGCACTGTCGGCTCCGTCTCGTCATCGGTAAGAAGATAATGGGCCCGAGCCGTGCAGACTCTACAAAACACTGTCTGGCTGACACGGCtgttttctctatgggccgatcttcGCTGAAAGCTGTC ATTGAAGATCCAGGATTGTGTGGGCCTCGGGTTCTGAAAGGA ACAGGCATTCAGCCGGACAGTCCAGAGAATATGAGAAACCTGAGAGTGAAAATGAACCTCTTCTACCATGAGGTCGACCTGGACGTCCAGAAACTAAAGCCTGCTGAACTGAAGGAGGGGCTG gtgtgtgtggtgttcagtCTG GCTCTGAAGAGTTGGTGTCGAGCTGTAGGTCGGTCGGTCTTTCAGGGGATGGTGGAGACTCAGGCTTGGTGCTTGTTAGTAGACCACGGAGATCGAATCATCGTCAGAGCAGATGA TGTAAGAACTCCTCTTGAGAAGTTCCTGCAGCTGCCTTTCAGAGTGAGACGCTTTAAATTGGCTGGAATTCGTCCAATGACACTACAGGTGCCCATCTCAGAAAACACAGCAAGAGCTT CCACTGTTTGTATCTGTCCGGATCTCAGTCCATCTTCAACATGGGACAGCTCTGCCACAAAATACCTGCACAATCTATTACAAG TGTCGACTCTGGTTGAAGCCGTTCTCTGTGAAACGCAGGCAGGCTGCTCTGCCATTGAACTCTACTTGACTATCAATAATACAAAG ATCTGTGTGAACCATGAGCTCGTGGCGAAGAAGTTTGCCTGTTTCATAAATGATAAGTCCAGTGTGATGGGAGGAAACAGGAATGGAGATCGCGCTCCTGTCAGCCTGGCGTGGGACATCTACTCCAGCCCTCACCAGCTCCTAGAAATGAAAGGACGCTGCCCCGTCAAACCTCCACCTCCAGATATTTTCAGCAGAATGGAGCGGGACGATGATCCACAGACAG ACATAGTTGAAGTTTCTcattcagaaaaacagaaacCACAGGTGTCAGAGGAAGCACACATGCCATCTCAGGTTAACCCTCGAGCTCCTAAACTGGCCCGCAATGCTGGAACCGATACC ATTGGCAGAGGATGGCGTATCAGAGCTGAGGCCACTGACGTCTTCACAGATGAATGCTGTGGTCAGACTCACATACACAAGCCTCA ATACATGTTTAACACACTTTCACATTCAAAGCAGATTCCTCAA TCTTTTGAAGAGAAGCAACAGAGTCCTGATCAAAGCGATAATAACAGCATTGCTGCAACACCAGCTGCAAGCTCACCATCATG TGCGAGTGACTCCTCTGAAGAGCAGAAAGTGGCAGCTCTCTCACAAGAGCCCAGTCTTGAAGATCAACTGACCTCTTCTAG ACTTATGCAGTTTCTAAACCCTGATCCACTCAATCCAGACCAAGAGTCTCTTGATGCCAAA GTTGAACGCTGTAATCCGGGACACTTAGGAGTTATAGTGCACACTGCCCTTCGTGTTGAGCCCTGCCGTAACCTGACACGTGCACCCATCAGCGAACAGTTCAGAAAG ttCCTGTTGTGGAGAAAGTATAATGGACCGAATGTAGCAGAGAGTTACTGCTGGCCCGCTGTGGCACGAGGTTTTGACACAGTACTGGTGTCACACAGCGGAGACAATCCTCTGTCCTACATTCCTCCTCTGCTGATGCTGTTACAGACGGTTTCTGTCGTCTCCAGTCTCGCTGCTCGCACTGGG CCCACAGCAGTGATCCTGTGTCCGGGCTGGGAGAAGGTTCAGACAGTGCTGGAGCTCCTGGAGGACAGTAAAGCAACTTACAACCTCCATCCCACCAGTGTGCTGCTGGGTGTGGACCAGGAAGAGCCCAAAAAGTTCAAGATCCCGAGGAACT GTCAGTTGCTGGTGACAACACCGTTTACCATGATGAGGCTGCTGGATGCTCAGTGCTTCCTGTTCCTGAGACTGTGTCACCTGGTGCTGGATGAGGCTGATGTCCTTTATTCACAAGCACCTGAACAG ATGTCAGTAATCCTGAAGCACTTCCAGAAGGTGGTCTCTGGAGAGGAGAGGTCCTCGTGCCCCAGGCAGATCATCGCGGTGGGCAGCCGCTGGAGCGCTGGGATTGAGGCTCTGGTCAGAGAACACATGATTTACCCCTCCGTCATCATAACCGTGATGGAGGAGGCAGCACTGTACGGCAGGGTACATCAG AGGGTTCAGCTGTGTCTGGACTGCGATAAGATCTCCGTTCTGCTCGGATCTCTGGACTTCCACCCGCCCAAACCTCAGAAGAAAATCATCATTATTAACTATtctgatgaggaggaggatgttTTGTATGGT GCTGTGGTCAACACTGCCGTTTTCACACTGAAAGCTCATGAAGATGTGACGGATCAGTTCAACTTCGTCATTGATCAGTGGAGGAAAGACATCAGCCGTGGAACGCAAGTCATTCTGG TTACCACTAATGACTGCCTTAAGGCTCTCGGCATCCGGGACGCCACGTGCGTGGTGCATTATGGGTTTCCCAGCTCCCCCAAACTCTTCGGCAGCCGCCTGTTCTGCATGTCAGAGCACTTCAGAAACCTTTCAGATATG GATCATGCCGAGAGCTCCTCTCCTGCAGCTCAGTCCGTGTTGCTGCTGTCGGAGCTGAACGCCCGTCACGTGTGTGGCGTCCTGCGGTACCTGAGGAGAAGCGGCGCTCTTCTGCCCCCTGAGCTGCTACAGTTTGCTCTGGGCGTCCAGCAGGCCAAAGAGGagcagaagacagacagaccCCTCTGCTCCTCGCTCAAGAGTTTCGGCTTCTGCAG AGACAGCACAGTTTGTCCGGATAGACACATGATCAACAAATCCCTGGATCATCCAAAGCACCCTGACTCTGGGACTGTCATGG TTTTGCCGCTGTGCATAAAGTCAGCGAATGTGTACTCCGGCCGCATCGTGAGCCAGAAAGACGATTGTTACGAGACTCTCACTGCTGAAATGAACGCACACTACGCTAGTGAGAGACGCTGTGCTGTGGAAGTGCTGAAGGGAGAGCTTTATGCCATTCAAGAGGAGAACATCTATAACCG GGTGCGTGTGATGGAGGTGCCGGACAAAGGAGAGCAGCTGTTCAGCAGCGTCACTGCCTGCTTCATAGATGAGGGCCGCACACAGGAAGTGAAATCACACCAGCTTCTCCAGCTTCCTCCTCAGTTCCAGGATTTGCCCGGGCAGGCTGTGGAGCTCATCCTGTGCAGAGCGCAGCCCGTCGACGGGGAGGTGGACTGGAACCCGAAG GTGACCAGAGCCATCAGTCAGAAGATCAGAGGGAAGCTGCACCAGGCCAGGGTTGTGATGAGTGTGGGAAATACTGTCTGGGTTGATCCTATG GTGCGCATGACACGTGTTCCTGGACTGAAGACCTACATTAATGAGTATAACGTCCATGCTGAGATCTTGGCCTCTGGGTTTGGTGTCAATAATCCTCAGCACTTGGAGCTGCTGAAGAGAGTTTTCCAGGGAGACGAGAACGCAAGCACGCTCCAGCACTTGACAGATGACAG GTTTGAGAGCCCTTCGTCATCCTCACAGCAGAGAGTTGAGGTTATAGAAGACGTTCTGACCAGTAAGATGAGGGATTTAGTCAGCAGTCATAATGCCATGGAGTTCAGGCAAACTCCCATCAGCCCCCAGAACAACAGTGCTGTCCAGTGCAATGGAGTCCTGAAggacactgatgatgatgatgattcttCAGAGGGAAGCATGAATATCGTGAG TAAATGTGACCGTTCTTTAAAAGAATACAACAGCAAATTGCAGACAGTCAGTGAACCACAGAATTCCCACAATCCAGCCCCTTTCTTATTCCAGCCTACCAG TTTTCACCCACAGATCAAATGGTTCCAGAGGGGCGAGCTGGTCACGATCTACATAAAGCTCATCAGTCCAGTGATGCAGAAGTGTGAATTCCACTCAGACGCTGTCATTTACAG TGGGTACGTGAATGACCGGCATTACTATACAAAGCTTGAGCTGTCCGGTGACATCATCGCTGAGGAGTCCTCATGGGAAATAAGATGCAATGAGCCTGTGATGAAGCTGAAGAAAAAGGAAAAGCGGGACTGGAGTTTACTCCTCAAACACAAG AGCCAGTTTGTCAGCTATGAATTTGACTACATTGATGAGACTCGTGTTTCTTCAGTAAATG GGCACTTGTTCCTGGCTGAGGTGGGAGAGGAGGGCTGTTACGTCAGCTCTGAGAGCGACAGTGACTGA